Proteins from a genomic interval of Sulfurospirillum oryzae:
- a CDS encoding cbb3-type cytochrome c oxidase subunit I — protein sequence MSFMNDLIHGADSKFDHTSLNALQKATLRAVVVSFLFYGLAALEGMIMRAASIAPSIKPVNGSVDHYFAIMTVHPIVGIFGSTYQLVFAAFLFLVPFLTKKPLYSIKLANATWILITIGTMASWLASFVYNYAPLYTLYWPLPADTTQFKAIGGVMFIVGVALIMVGTLLFIYNIYATVFSKVGVHKNKTTKELLISGFGIDGMLNLVHKLTGKEPYSKEPALSLPVVAIFRGTVDTFLDALVILSAGVLVLVYLFADMGGVKLDVASIDALLYKNWFWWGLDLVADGLVLIYVAGSWYLLATLITGQKLFMENVARAALMLELLVSWMVWSHHLLADQGQPEMMKLISGEMVTAFELLTQGLALFITLVTLWKARPLKMTMELKYLLGGLIGFGLAVPAGIIQADMAMNRVLHNTQWIIGAHVHIAIIVGLYMTLYSAVYVLWPLVTNNAKLWSTKLANAHFWLHLIGGIGMGAFMGMAGLDGMLRRHLYFNGEYNFFMILAAICGTMLLVAWLLFLFNVIMSVGLKGLIGIFLPSHNKEASYGIEPANA from the coding sequence ATGAGTTTTATGAATGATCTCATTCATGGTGCAGACAGTAAATTTGATCATACGAGTCTGAATGCTTTACAAAAAGCAACCCTTCGAGCGGTTGTTGTCTCATTTTTATTTTATGGGCTTGCAGCATTAGAGGGTATGATTATGCGTGCGGCGTCAATAGCGCCTTCTATCAAACCTGTCAATGGTAGTGTCGATCATTACTTTGCGATTATGACGGTGCATCCTATTGTTGGTATTTTTGGGTCAACCTATCAACTGGTTTTTGCAGCATTTCTTTTCTTAGTGCCGTTTTTAACAAAAAAGCCTTTGTATAGCATTAAATTGGCCAATGCTACATGGATTTTAATTACGATTGGCACAATGGCATCTTGGTTAGCTTCATTTGTCTATAACTATGCGCCATTGTACACACTTTACTGGCCATTGCCTGCCGATACAACACAGTTTAAAGCGATTGGTGGTGTGATGTTTATCGTAGGTGTTGCACTCATTATGGTGGGAACATTACTGTTCATTTACAACATTTACGCAACAGTGTTCTCAAAAGTAGGCGTACATAAAAACAAAACAACGAAAGAGCTTTTGATTTCTGGTTTTGGTATTGACGGTATGTTAAACCTCGTTCATAAATTGACTGGAAAAGAGCCATACTCAAAAGAGCCTGCACTCTCATTACCCGTTGTTGCTATCTTTAGAGGAACGGTTGATACGTTCCTAGATGCATTGGTTATTTTATCGGCGGGTGTTTTGGTATTGGTTTATCTTTTTGCTGATATGGGTGGCGTTAAGTTAGATGTGGCTTCCATTGATGCACTTTTATATAAAAACTGGTTCTGGTGGGGACTCGATCTTGTAGCCGATGGCTTGGTGCTTATCTATGTTGCGGGCTCATGGTATCTTTTAGCAACGCTGATTACAGGGCAAAAACTCTTTATGGAGAACGTTGCGCGTGCAGCGTTGATGCTTGAACTTTTGGTTTCGTGGATGGTCTGGTCTCACCACTTGCTTGCAGATCAAGGTCAACCTGAAATGATGAAACTCATCTCAGGTGAGATGGTCACCGCATTTGAGCTTCTCACACAAGGTTTAGCACTTTTCATTACGCTTGTCACACTTTGGAAAGCGCGACCACTTAAAATGACAATGGAGCTCAAATACCTTCTTGGGGGTTTGATCGGCTTTGGTTTAGCTGTTCCTGCGGGTATCATTCAAGCTGATATGGCAATGAACCGTGTGCTTCACAATACACAATGGATCATCGGTGCGCACGTTCATATCGCGATTATCGTTGGTCTTTATATGACACTTTACAGTGCTGTTTATGTGCTTTGGCCGCTTGTAACCAACAATGCGAAACTTTGGAGTACAAAACTTGCCAATGCGCACTTCTGGTTGCACCTCATTGGTGGTATCGGTATGGGTGCATTTATGGGTATGGCAGGACTTGATGGTATGCTTAGACGTCATCTTTATTTCAATGGCGAATACAATTTCTTTATGATTCTTGCAGCAATTTGTGGCACGATGTTGCTTGTTGCTTGGCTTCTTTTCTTGTTCAACGTCATTATGTCTGTTGGGCTAAAAGGTCTTATTGGTATCTTCTTACCATCTCATAATAAAGAAGCAAGTTATGGCATTGAGCCAGCAAATGCTTAA
- a CDS encoding 3'-5' exonuclease produces MFASFFKARNAKKLKNEQYRFLFEEAPEDEVVVFDTETTGLNPKKDEILSIGAVKLKGNKILMSQKFELFVKPTQEVNEQSIKIHQIRNIDLQNGCEPREAITQFLHFIGSRPLVGYYLEFDMKMINKYVKPYLGINVPNPQIEVSGLYHDKKIKFIPDGVIDLRFDVMMKDLGLPIFGKHDALNDAVMTAMMYIKLQNIGKV; encoded by the coding sequence ATGTTCGCCTCTTTTTTTAAAGCGCGCAATGCTAAAAAGCTGAAAAACGAGCAGTACCGCTTTTTATTTGAAGAAGCCCCCGAAGATGAGGTCGTGGTGTTCGATACTGAAACCACAGGACTGAACCCTAAAAAAGATGAGATTCTCTCCATCGGAGCGGTGAAGCTCAAAGGCAATAAAATCTTGATGTCCCAGAAGTTCGAGCTTTTTGTCAAACCCACACAGGAAGTAAACGAGCAGAGCATCAAAATTCATCAGATTCGCAATATTGACCTACAAAATGGGTGCGAGCCCCGTGAAGCCATTACGCAATTTTTACACTTTATAGGCTCACGCCCACTGGTTGGCTACTACCTTGAGTTTGATATGAAGATGATCAACAAGTACGTCAAGCCCTATCTTGGTATCAACGTGCCCAATCCCCAAATCGAAGTCTCAGGACTCTACCACGATAAAAAGATAAAGTTCATTCCCGATGGTGTGATAGACCTGCGCTTTGATGTGATGATGAAAGATCTGGGCTTGCCCATTTTTGGGAAGCATGACGCGCTCAATGATGCGGTGATGACAGCGATGATGTATATTAAACTTCAAAATATTGGGAAGGTTTAG
- a CDS encoding RrF2 family transcriptional regulator, giving the protein MKLKTTSEYALRILSHMSLHEEEQHTAKGLSETLKIPYKYLTRIMTNLGKAGFISSTRGKNGGFIFAKPVDEITLYDILEAMNDLNDDVCIMGEGLCGQGEHCALHECWSKPKQLIDEMFKNSTLKDLHRKC; this is encoded by the coding sequence ATGAAACTAAAAACAACTTCAGAATACGCCCTACGTATCTTGTCTCACATGAGCCTCCATGAAGAAGAGCAGCATACGGCAAAAGGACTTTCTGAAACATTGAAAATTCCTTACAAATACCTCACTCGTATTATGACCAATTTAGGAAAAGCTGGATTTATTAGTTCTACCAGAGGAAAAAATGGTGGATTTATCTTTGCAAAACCTGTTGATGAGATAACGCTCTATGATATTTTAGAAGCCATGAACGATCTTAATGATGATGTTTGCATTATGGGAGAAGGTCTATGTGGACAAGGAGAACATTGTGCATTGCACGAATGTTGGTCAAAACCTAAACAGCTTATTGATGAAATGTTTAAAAACTCTACCCTCAAAGATCTTCATAGAAAGTGTTAA
- the trhA gene encoding PAQR family membrane homeostasis protein TrhA gives MDETHSYSLMEEIWHSITHGIGLLLSVSALTLLTVFAGQSGDGAKIASALVFGLSLMVMYGTSTLYHAIRIPEIKSILRQADHCAIYILIAGTYTPICLLGIKGAFGWTLFGIAWAIASIGMSLKLFYPERFGRLSLALYALMGWMVVVAVKPMLANLDTLLLSLLVAGGLVYTIGILFYVWKRLYLNHVIWHFFVLGGSICHFFAVLMLILN, from the coding sequence ATGGATGAAACCCATTCTTATTCTCTCATGGAAGAGATTTGGCATAGCATTACGCATGGGATAGGACTTCTTTTGAGCGTCAGTGCGCTTACACTTTTAACGGTTTTTGCAGGACAAAGTGGCGATGGTGCAAAAATTGCAAGTGCGCTTGTCTTTGGACTCTCTTTAATGGTTATGTATGGAACATCTACGCTCTATCATGCTATACGTATTCCCGAAATAAAATCTATTTTGCGCCAAGCCGATCATTGCGCCATTTATATTCTCATTGCCGGAACCTATACTCCCATCTGCCTTTTAGGGATTAAAGGAGCTTTTGGTTGGACATTATTTGGTATTGCATGGGCGATTGCAAGTATTGGTATGAGTTTAAAGCTTTTTTATCCAGAGCGATTTGGACGTCTCTCTTTAGCATTATATGCACTGATGGGATGGATGGTCGTGGTAGCGGTAAAACCTATGTTAGCAAACCTTGACACGCTCCTTTTATCTCTTTTAGTCGCGGGAGGACTTGTTTATACCATAGGGATTCTCTTTTACGTATGGAAGAGATTGTATCTTAACCATGTCATTTGGCATTTTTTTGTTCTAGGTGGAAGCATTTGCCATTTCTTTGCAGTTTTAATGTTGATCTTGAATTAA
- a CDS encoding LutC/YkgG family protein produces MSSREAILKAIKEGKPRSENALPEVNILHTTYEDLDAKFATTLASVGGNAVHLEDKHAIEAYVKEHYKDAAVIVSTVEGLSINTKELNATDDPHTLKDVDLAIIKGEFAVAENGAVWVKEADARHRALYFIAQKLMIVVPKGELVHSMHEAYTRVNFDAKDVFGLFISGPSKTADIEQSLVIGAHGATEACVVFV; encoded by the coding sequence ATGAGTTCACGTGAAGCCATTTTAAAAGCGATCAAAGAGGGTAAGCCACGAAGTGAAAACGCTTTGCCAGAAGTTAATATTCTTCACACAACGTATGAAGATTTGGATGCTAAGTTTGCAACGACGCTAGCCAGTGTGGGTGGTAATGCGGTTCATTTGGAAGACAAACACGCCATAGAAGCCTACGTTAAAGAGCATTATAAAGATGCAGCCGTGATCGTCTCAACCGTAGAAGGCTTGTCAATAAACACCAAAGAACTGAATGCAACGGACGATCCGCATACGCTAAAAGACGTTGATTTGGCGATCATCAAAGGCGAATTTGCCGTGGCAGAAAACGGCGCGGTATGGGTGAAAGAGGCAGATGCAAGACACCGTGCGCTCTATTTCATCGCTCAAAAGTTGATGATTGTTGTTCCTAAAGGTGAACTTGTCCACAGTATGCATGAAGCCTACACCAGAGTGAATTTTGATGCAAAGGATGTTTTTGGTCTTTTTATCAGTGGACCATCCAAGACAGCTGACATCGAGCAATCTTTGGTTATCGGAGCGCATGGCGCTACTGAGGCATGTGTGGTGTTCGTATAA
- a CDS encoding arylesterase, translated as MELFNLRNIILIIVLIVGINYYKSRQEVDVQSLSLPLDTKILAFGDSLTFGYGAPRDKSYPSVLVELLHVSVINEGISGELSAQGLERLPSALERHKPDILILCHGANDILRKQDLVQTKINLDKMVKMAKEKGIYVLIVGVPTFDILNFNVPSFYYEVAKENNIEIEDSSLKKIFDNETTLKSDKVHPNEQGYELMAKSIARILSENYHPSAKSF; from the coding sequence ATGGAACTTTTCAACCTACGCAACATCATTCTTATCATTGTTCTCATCGTAGGTATCAACTATTACAAAAGCAGACAAGAAGTTGATGTGCAAAGTCTCTCTTTGCCACTCGATACCAAAATACTCGCTTTTGGCGATAGCCTGACGTTTGGATATGGCGCACCCAGAGATAAAAGCTACCCCTCTGTGCTGGTTGAGCTTTTACATGTAAGCGTGATCAATGAAGGTATTTCAGGGGAACTCAGTGCGCAAGGATTGGAGCGATTGCCAAGTGCTCTTGAGCGTCACAAACCCGATATTTTAATTCTTTGCCATGGTGCAAATGACATTTTACGTAAACAAGATCTGGTACAAACCAAAATTAATCTCGACAAAATGGTCAAAATGGCAAAAGAGAAGGGCATCTATGTCCTTATAGTGGGCGTTCCAACCTTTGATATTTTAAACTTTAACGTGCCTTCCTTTTACTATGAAGTTGCCAAAGAAAACAACATTGAGATCGAAGATAGCAGTTTAAAAAAGATATTTGACAATGAAACCACGCTTAAATCTGACAAAGTGCATCCCAATGAACAAGGCTATGAATTGATGGCAAAAAGCATCGCGCGCATACTCAGCGAAAACTACCACCCATCAGCGAAATCGTTTTAA
- a CDS encoding (Fe-S)-binding protein — protein MKIGLFIPCFMNELYPEASMATLKVLENLGLDVEYPLEQTCCGQAQANTGCAKETAVLAERFFKIFKDYDYIVAPSGSCVSMVRHNYAQFLEGRDGFERMRSHTYELVEFLHDVVKPTSMNATFPHKVGIHNSCHAHRELGLASMSEKNVPEFSKIKNLLDKVKGISYSELTRKDECCGFGGTFAITEEAMSVAMGRARLQDHLDAGSEYITGVDMSCLMHMQGVIDREKMPLKTIYIAQILAGDVQ, from the coding sequence ATGAAAATAGGTCTTTTTATCCCCTGTTTTATGAATGAGTTATATCCTGAAGCCTCTATGGCAACGCTTAAAGTGCTGGAGAATTTAGGATTGGATGTGGAGTACCCACTTGAACAAACGTGTTGTGGACAAGCACAAGCCAATACAGGTTGTGCCAAAGAGACAGCCGTTCTTGCAGAACGATTTTTTAAAATCTTCAAAGATTATGACTACATCGTAGCCCCTAGCGGAAGCTGTGTCAGTATGGTGCGCCATAACTACGCGCAGTTTTTAGAAGGAAGGGATGGTTTTGAACGGATGCGAAGCCATACCTATGAACTTGTTGAGTTTTTACATGATGTTGTTAAACCAACCTCTATGAATGCTACCTTTCCTCACAAAGTAGGCATTCACAACAGCTGTCATGCTCACAGGGAACTTGGACTTGCTAGCATGAGTGAGAAAAATGTACCCGAATTTTCCAAAATCAAAAATTTACTGGATAAAGTAAAAGGCATTAGCTACTCAGAACTGACACGCAAAGATGAGTGTTGTGGTTTTGGCGGTACGTTTGCCATCACCGAAGAGGCGATGAGTGTTGCGATGGGCAGAGCACGTTTGCAAGATCATCTCGATGCAGGAAGTGAGTACATCACAGGCGTGGATATGTCGTGCTTGATGCACATGCAAGGGGTGATTGATCGTGAAAAGATGCCACTTAAAACCATTTATATCGCCCAAATTTTAGCAGGAGATGTCCAATGA
- a CDS encoding putative nucleotidyltransferase substrate binding domain-containing protein — MSMYDLEAFLRSIHPFQLLSKTEISKAISAMNIAYYKKETLLLSPSKPSEFLYIIIKGEVGEYNEDELLKVYSKSNSFDADALIYNKSESSFKVLEELICYELKKEDFLSLLDSNAAFKAYFIQDLANKIQSAKAKEYTTELSGFMMARVQDSYLHEPTIVEKDCSIMEALKQMEAKKSSCIIVRNGDGYEYGIVTDSIVRRHVLFEEYDKHAEIGPIALHPIITIEADDYLFNALLAFTKHSIKRIVVTRDGEIIGILEQLDLLSYFANHTYLVAVQIRKATSIEELKQASSDLINIVKKLHVKGTKVDYIAKLISEINEKIYEKLYGMIVPEALAKKACLIVMGSEGRKEQLLKTDQDNALIIDDGMEESLYTPYMQRFTETLIDFGFPRCEGNIMVSNPYWCKHWSSYHKEIVRWFDAPTMEDVMNLAIFFDAIPVAGDASMLRKLKAEVFEHIEEQSPFLANFAKAATAFETPIGIFTTLISENNKIDVKKGGIFPIVQGVRALALEHKIEPTDTVTRIKKLAKLDVIDSDFAGALIEALDTLLNLRLKERLARGEDKGLDNFVNIENLNQLELELLKDSFKIVNKFKKFLTHHFKLSMVS, encoded by the coding sequence ATGAGTATGTACGATCTTGAGGCATTTTTACGCTCCATTCACCCGTTTCAATTGCTTTCCAAAACAGAGATAAGCAAAGCCATAAGTGCTATGAACATTGCTTACTACAAAAAAGAGACGTTGCTTCTCTCTCCTTCAAAACCCTCCGAATTTCTTTACATCATCATCAAGGGTGAAGTAGGGGAGTATAACGAGGATGAACTTCTTAAAGTTTACAGTAAATCCAACTCGTTTGATGCTGATGCACTCATTTATAACAAAAGCGAGAGTAGTTTTAAAGTGCTGGAAGAACTCATCTGTTACGAGCTTAAAAAAGAGGATTTTCTCTCTTTGTTGGACTCAAATGCAGCCTTTAAAGCTTACTTCATTCAAGACCTTGCCAACAAAATCCAATCTGCCAAAGCTAAAGAGTACACCACTGAACTTTCAGGTTTTATGATGGCGCGTGTGCAGGACAGTTACTTGCATGAACCGACCATTGTTGAGAAGGATTGTTCCATTATGGAAGCTTTAAAGCAAATGGAAGCGAAAAAGAGCAGTTGTATCATCGTACGTAATGGCGATGGCTATGAATATGGCATTGTGACCGATAGCATCGTGCGTCGTCATGTGCTTTTTGAAGAGTACGATAAACATGCCGAAATTGGACCTATTGCGCTTCATCCCATCATCACCATCGAAGCCGATGACTATCTTTTTAACGCACTTCTGGCGTTTACAAAGCATTCTATCAAGCGCATCGTTGTGACACGCGATGGCGAGATTATCGGTATTTTAGAACAGCTTGATTTGCTAAGTTACTTTGCCAACCACACCTATTTGGTTGCCGTTCAGATCCGAAAAGCGACGAGTATTGAAGAGCTCAAGCAAGCCAGCAGTGATCTTATTAACATTGTTAAAAAGTTACATGTAAAAGGGACAAAGGTTGATTATATTGCGAAGCTGATCTCTGAGATTAACGAGAAAATTTATGAAAAACTCTATGGTATGATCGTTCCAGAGGCGCTTGCCAAAAAAGCGTGTTTGATCGTCATGGGTAGTGAAGGACGTAAAGAGCAGTTATTGAAGACCGATCAAGACAATGCGCTTATCATTGATGATGGGATGGAGGAAAGCCTTTATACACCTTACATGCAACGCTTCACCGAAACGCTCATCGACTTTGGTTTCCCACGTTGTGAGGGAAACATCATGGTTTCAAACCCTTATTGGTGTAAGCATTGGAGTTCTTATCACAAGGAAATCGTAAGGTGGTTTGATGCTCCTACCATGGAAGATGTCATGAACCTTGCGATCTTTTTTGATGCCATCCCCGTGGCAGGCGATGCGTCGATGTTACGTAAACTCAAAGCTGAAGTGTTTGAACATATCGAAGAGCAGAGCCCTTTTTTAGCCAACTTTGCCAAAGCTGCCACGGCATTTGAAACACCTATCGGCATCTTTACAACTCTTATTTCGGAAAACAATAAAATCGATGTCAAAAAAGGTGGCATTTTCCCCATCGTTCAAGGTGTTCGCGCCCTTGCGTTGGAGCATAAAATAGAGCCAACCGATACCGTAACACGCATCAAAAAACTAGCAAAGCTCGATGTCATAGACAGCGATTTTGCGGGTGCTCTCATCGAAGCGCTCGATACGCTTTTGAACTTACGCCTCAAAGAACGATTGGCAAGGGGTGAAGACAAAGGGCTTGACAACTTTGTCAATATTGAAAACCTTAACCAATTAGAGCTAGAGCTTCTCAAAGACAGCTTTAAAATCGTCAATAAATTTAAGAAGTTTTTGACGCACCATTTTAAACTCTCGATGGTAAGCTAG
- a CDS encoding DMT family transporter translates to MKQQRIDLIGILFLLTAMLTWASSFIAFKAALGPLGPMSLMFGRMLVASLCFVYFIKGFCKLEFTKKDVKYIFLLTLFEPCLYFIFEAKALQLTTASQAGMITSMMPLMTAIAASFVLKEYLSKRVVIGSILAVSGAVWLSLGAQSSEHASNPLLGNLLEFCAMVCGTWYAISVRYLSQRFSALFLTAIQTFIGTIFFAPLALWEYLTLPMTITGEVVGWICYLGIVVTLGGYGMFNLALGRIEASKASVFVNLIPVFTVLLAYILLGEVLSQTEMMASFVIFGGIIISQLPRFRAKEKLL, encoded by the coding sequence ATGAAGCAACAACGCATTGATTTGATTGGCATTTTATTTTTACTCACCGCTATGCTGACATGGGCGAGTTCATTTATTGCTTTTAAAGCCGCTTTAGGACCGCTGGGACCTATGAGCTTGATGTTTGGTCGTATGCTGGTAGCCAGTCTCTGTTTTGTCTATTTTATCAAAGGCTTTTGCAAACTTGAATTTACGAAAAAAGATGTCAAATACATTTTTTTGCTCACGCTCTTTGAACCATGCCTTTACTTTATCTTTGAAGCCAAAGCACTGCAACTGACCACCGCTTCCCAAGCAGGTATGATCACTTCTATGATGCCTTTAATGACTGCCATAGCCGCAAGTTTCGTGCTCAAAGAGTATCTTAGCAAGCGCGTCGTCATCGGCTCTATTCTTGCCGTTTCAGGAGCTGTTTGGCTCAGTCTTGGCGCACAAAGCAGCGAACACGCCAGTAACCCACTTTTAGGGAATCTCTTAGAATTTTGTGCAATGGTCTGTGGTACATGGTATGCCATCTCGGTGCGTTACCTCAGCCAAAGATTTTCAGCCCTTTTCTTGACTGCCATCCAAACGTTTATAGGTACAATCTTTTTTGCGCCATTGGCACTTTGGGAGTATCTAACACTTCCTATGACCATTACAGGAGAAGTCGTTGGCTGGATTTGCTATCTAGGCATTGTGGTTACGCTTGGAGGATACGGCATGTTTAACCTTGCCCTTGGTCGCATTGAAGCTTCAAAAGCATCTGTGTTTGTCAACCTCATTCCTGTCTTTACGGTTTTACTGGCTTATATTCTTTTGGGAGAAGTGCTTAGTCAAACGGAAATGATGGCAAGCTTTGTGATCTTTGGGGGAATTATTATCTCTCAACTTCCTAGATTTCGTGCCAAAGAGAAACTTCTTTAG
- a CDS encoding lactate utilization protein B → MSHNHPELAEKFASNVERMKWHDKALWFVRVKRDTQAKSLDEWEALRNTADKIKSHTLSNLDEYLDIFEKNALARGIRVHWAKDAKEHNEIVLDILRSKGVKMLVKSKSMLTEECHLNPYLEKNGIEVVDTDLGERIVQLRNEPPSHIVLPAIHLKKEDVGTTFEKFLKTEKGNSDPTYLTRAARAHLREKFLGADAAMTGVNFAIAETGGIVVCTNEGNADLGASLPKLHIACMGIEKIIPRLKDLSVFTRLLARSATGQPVTTYTSHYHGAVEGGEMHVVIVDNGRSKILSDERYVKSLQCIRCGACLNTCPIYRRSGGYSYGYVIPGPIGSTLAPSRDLKKYYSLPFACSLCSSCSNVCPVKVDLAQQLYLKRQDVVDAGYLSPVKHNALKMATWLMCRPKLMDLAGFMARKMVPILPRFLVYSKFNLWGKNRELPPFPKNSFKELYKAKKGIK, encoded by the coding sequence ATGAGTCACAACCATCCTGAACTTGCCGAAAAATTTGCCAGCAACGTTGAGCGCATGAAATGGCACGACAAAGCACTTTGGTTTGTCCGTGTTAAACGCGACACTCAAGCAAAAAGCTTAGACGAGTGGGAAGCGCTTCGCAATACGGCTGATAAAATCAAATCGCACACGCTTAGTAATTTAGATGAATACCTTGATATCTTTGAGAAAAATGCTCTTGCACGAGGTATTCGCGTGCATTGGGCCAAAGATGCGAAAGAGCACAATGAAATTGTTTTAGATATTTTACGCTCTAAAGGTGTGAAGATGCTTGTAAAGAGCAAATCCATGCTGACCGAGGAGTGCCATCTTAACCCATACCTTGAAAAAAATGGCATTGAGGTGGTCGATACCGATCTTGGAGAGCGCATTGTACAACTGCGAAATGAGCCACCTTCCCACATCGTTTTACCTGCGATTCACCTCAAAAAAGAGGACGTTGGAACCACTTTTGAGAAGTTTTTGAAAACAGAAAAAGGCAACTCTGACCCGACGTACCTCACTCGTGCCGCACGTGCGCATTTGCGTGAGAAGTTTTTAGGGGCGGATGCTGCGATGACTGGTGTGAATTTTGCTATTGCTGAAACGGGTGGCATTGTCGTGTGTACCAATGAAGGCAATGCTGACTTGGGGGCAAGTTTGCCAAAGCTTCATATTGCGTGTATGGGCATTGAAAAGATTATTCCTCGCCTAAAAGATCTCAGTGTTTTCACACGCTTACTCGCTCGTAGCGCAACAGGTCAGCCCGTTACTACCTACACGTCTCATTATCATGGCGCAGTCGAAGGTGGCGAAATGCACGTGGTTATCGTGGACAATGGGCGATCCAAAATCCTCAGCGATGAGCGTTATGTCAAATCACTTCAGTGTATCCGTTGCGGTGCATGTTTGAACACATGTCCGATTTATCGAAGAAGTGGAGGGTATAGCTATGGTTATGTGATCCCAGGACCCATTGGCTCAACACTAGCCCCTAGCCGTGATTTGAAAAAGTATTATAGTTTGCCATTTGCCTGCTCGCTTTGTTCTTCGTGCTCAAATGTTTGCCCTGTCAAAGTCGATTTGGCGCAACAGCTTTATCTCAAACGCCAAGATGTGGTGGATGCGGGGTATTTGAGTCCAGTCAAACACAATGCCTTAAAGATGGCAACATGGCTGATGTGTCGTCCAAAACTCATGGATTTAGCAGGGTTTATGGCGCGCAAGATGGTGCCTATCTTGCCACGTTTTCTTGTCTATTCAAAATTCAATCTGTGGGGAAAAAATAGAGAGTTACCACCATTCCCAAAAAACAGTTTTAAAGAACTTTACAAAGCAAAAAAGGGTATTAAATGA
- a CDS encoding ferritin family protein: protein MNVYEYAMKVEKDGERYYRELAEKTKDKGVKSILTMLADEEVKHYIVFDRMNKNQIIPTQPSVDLFSHTKNIFEKMRKENQSPRFSQDQIEFYKSALRSEENSYKFYIEKALMIEDSEQKAAFLRIAEEERAHYVLLENLVEYISAPESWIESAEFNHMSEKFVQKITL, encoded by the coding sequence ATGAATGTCTACGAATACGCGATGAAAGTCGAAAAAGACGGCGAACGTTACTACAGAGAGCTTGCGGAGAAAACAAAAGACAAAGGTGTAAAGTCAATTCTGACAATGCTTGCAGATGAAGAAGTGAAACATTACATTGTATTTGATAGAATGAACAAAAATCAAATCATCCCAACACAACCAAGTGTCGATCTTTTTAGCCATACAAAAAACATCTTCGAAAAAATGCGAAAAGAGAATCAATCTCCTCGTTTTAGCCAAGACCAAATAGAGTTTTACAAAAGCGCTTTACGCTCAGAAGAGAACAGCTACAAGTTTTACATAGAAAAAGCACTTATGATTGAAGATAGCGAACAAAAAGCTGCATTTCTACGCATTGCAGAAGAAGAGAGAGCACACTATGTTCTTTTGGAAAATTTAGTTGAGTATATCTCAGCACCAGAGAGTTGGATTGAAAGCGCGGAGTTTAATCACATGAGCGAAAAATTTGTCCAAAAAATAACGCTTTAA
- a CDS encoding LysE family translocator, with amino-acid sequence MLELQTIMMFVTASTLLALAPGPDILFVLTQSMTKGSRSGIVIALGLCSGLIFHTTAVALGVAVIFQTSILAFTILKFVGAAYLLYLAYMAFKDASKSKLESDKSPLSLKALYKRGIFMNITNPKVSIFFLAFLPQFTNAEIGNVTAQIFTLGALFMLCAFVVFSLVSLLAGRVGAWFAQTKSGEKILNRAAGTIFAVLALKLAFASK; translated from the coding sequence ATGCTCGAGCTTCAAACCATTATGATGTTTGTGACTGCTTCAACGCTTTTAGCGCTAGCTCCTGGTCCTGACATACTTTTTGTTTTAACCCAGTCGATGACAAAAGGAAGCCGCTCAGGCATTGTGATAGCACTGGGTCTTTGCAGTGGACTTATTTTTCACACAACAGCCGTAGCGCTTGGTGTTGCAGTGATTTTTCAAACTTCCATTCTTGCTTTTACTATTCTCAAATTTGTGGGAGCAGCGTATCTTTTATACCTTGCTTATATGGCTTTTAAAGATGCCAGTAAGAGTAAACTAGAGTCTGACAAAAGCCCACTGAGCCTTAAAGCACTCTATAAGCGTGGCATTTTTATGAACATTACTAATCCGAAAGTTTCCATTTTCTTTTTAGCCTTTTTACCACAGTTTACGAACGCTGAAATTGGGAACGTAACCGCTCAAATCTTTACACTTGGGGCGCTTTTTATGCTTTGTGCTTTTGTGGTCTTTAGTCTCGTCTCTCTTTTAGCGGGTCGTGTGGGTGCATGGTTTGCTCAAACCAAAAGTGGCGAGAAGATTTTAAACCGTGCGGCAGGAACGATCTTTGCGGTCTTGGCGCTCAAATTAGCCTTTGCGTCAAAGTAG